In Setaria viridis chromosome 5, Setaria_viridis_v4.0, whole genome shotgun sequence, the genomic stretch CTCAGTGGTGAGGGTAACGAATGACTTGGGCCTCCACTCGTGCTGGATGAGGGCGCTGGCCATGCCGTTGCTGTTGTAGCGGGCCTTCACAGTGGTGCTGGGGTCCAGGGCATGCTGCGTCCCGAAGGTGACGATGTTCTTTTTGCTTGAGAAGCTGCGGGTCACCTCTGCTCCAACAGCAGTGTTCTTCTCCGCATTCACCAAGTGGTAGTAGGACGCAGTGAGGCTGTCACCTTTGTTGTTCCTGAAAAAGTGTTGGTGGTTAAATCAATTGGACACAGGATCATGAAATTGATATGACAATCATTATTGAAGCAATGCCCTTGACCATTCAAATCAAACTTCCCATACAAGTCCCAAAGATGCAAGATCCAGATGTAAAAAGCGTAAACATCCAAGACATGCCTAGCAGTTTGTTGAGTGATTTACGACTGGCTAGTAGATACCACTTACAAGGTCACAGAAGCAATGAGATCAGTATTGGTGAAATTCAATCCAGCATTGTACTTGGTGAAATCCCCAGTAGCAGTATCATATGCAACGTCAGCACCAACAGCAATAGCTTTAGTGCCAAACACGCCAGAAAGGTTAACCAGAGGTTTTGAGTTCAAGCCAAAACTGGCATTGATACCGGCGTAATCATGCAAGTACTGGACTTCAGCCTGCAACCACAAGATAGATGATCAGAAGTCAATGGAATAGATGAGATTCAACCAATCTGGAAAAGATTTAGAAGCATACCTTTCCAGCTGCTTGGTTGGGAAAAGGAATGGTTACTATCTTTTTCAAGCCTGGTACACCAAATTCTTCAACTGTGACTGTAGTTAAGAGCTGAATATAACAAAGATAAAATCAATCATATGCATATAATAATTGGTTCACTTCAGACAGTTAACTGGTACCTTAACATATTACAAGAACAAATTCGGAATAAACTAACCAGAGAGTCTGTAGTTGCTTTCACATCCACTGTGACATTCTTCTGCTTCAGCTGGGCCTGGATCTCACTAAAGATAGCCTCATTTTTCTTTGTGCTCGCAGCTGTTATCGCCTATAGATAGAAATTGCAGAAAGGAAAGATGTATCATCAGATTTAACTTGAAAATTCCACTCAGTAGAAGTACCACACCTGAGTTTGAAGAATTCATAGTGTTTGATGATAAGACTAATGGTTTGATGAACAAAGAACATAACGAGTCTCATATAACATTTTCAGGCATGTCAACACAAAGTCACACTAGAATTATATGATTATTTTATATTAACTTACATATATGAACGACAGTTGCAAGCGCACTTACATTATATGAACACAACAGTTCAGAGTCACACTTACATTACATAAATTCACATTCTGAAACGTTGATCAAACAATAATTATACCAAAAAGGTCAACCATAGCACAGCAAACTTGGAGCAACTACAGATGCCAACATCAATATACTAGCAGGCTCAAGCCTACAAGAATACCACTCAACTGCTCAACTGAATTCCCAGAATATTTACAAAACAGTCAGATACAGACTAACAGTAAAGGAAGAATATAGATGTATGCAATTAAACAAAACTGTAACTGCGTATTCATTTCAAATCTGCAATCAATACTCAAGTCCAATATCATGAACACAATTACTCTAACCCAAAAATGAATTTATTACAGAGGACACAAGGTTAACTTGTAGGAACTACAGATGGCAACATCAAATGGTTTGCAAAAACAACTAAGCACTCTAGCATGACAAAAAACGTGCAAGGATAACACCACTACTTAAATGTAACTAAACTTATTCCAAAAACACTGACCAACCAATCACATCTACTTGACCATGCATCCATCACCTCAACCCTCTTAACATCACCCAACAAAAGCACCTCAAATACATGCGAAAATAagctaaaatctatcacaattcaCCAACTAATAAGAGATTAATTAAACCATTCCAAACCAACCAAAAATCTAGGTAGCTACAAATCCTAGCACATTCAAGGTCACAAATCTTCTTCGACCTGCAATGATTCCGAACCAAACCAAAACCCATCCAGCGCGCAAACCCTAGCACGCCAATCACCCCACAGTACAATGCCTGTAGCAGAGACACCCCCAATTTGGTCAGCAAAACCCTCCCTGGTCCCACTAAATAGTAAATACAAGCATCCCATACCTAAATCCAACTCAAAACCGTAGAAACAACAACCACACCAACAACCGGAGCATGCAAAAATCGCACGACAAACCAGTAAGGGCGAGAAGAAACGAGAGATACTCACCGCTCCGTTCGAGGTGTAGGTGGTCAGGGTAAACTTCTGGTCCGTATGGAAGTCCTTGTTCAGGAGATCTGCGAATCCAGCAAACAACAACGTCAGTAATCCAGCAGGAACCCCCTCAGAAAGCACAAACCAAGATCCATCCACCCCCCGCAAAACCCCAGGAAACCCCAAAAAAGGAAAACCGAAAAAAAGTAAAGAGGGAAACGAGAGCTCGTTCTGACCCCTGGCCTTCTTGCCGATGTCGGAGTAGAGACCGGGACCCATGGCGAGTGGGAGGAGGGGTTCGGCCCGAGGACCAgacggctgctgcggcggcggcggaggggagaggAGCCCGGAGAAATGCGGTGGTGGTGTGGGGTTttggggaggggagagaggagaaagaggcATCTTATTATAAAGGCGGGGGATGGGGGCTCGCTGGATGGCGCCGGTTGCGAGATGGACGGCCTGGATCTTCTTAGGCGGGGTGTTGTCTTTTTCTTGAAGAGAAAGAACGGGGGGCCTGTAGCTGGAGCTGGAGGCGCGCTGTTCGTGCTTTCCTGGAGAAAGGGTTGATGACGGCAGGACCGGGCATGGACTTCATGTTGATCTATATATCTTGAGTTTTTTAATTATTGCTTCTTTTTCTGGACCAAATTGGAAATTGTTTTTTATCATGTGTGATTAATTAATTATCAGTAGTTGCTGACCATGCTGGCCACACGGGTTTGAAAAGATCCTTATAATTATtactcctccatcccaaattacaagtcattttaagaatcttggagagtcaaagtatctcaaatttgaccaaatttatatgataatataataacatttatgatgtcatctaagtatcattagattcttcaccaattatattttcatagtatacctagggcctgttttcttttttagcatctaaagtttagcaaaacctgttttcttccacttgctaaAAGGCATTGAATGAGAAGATAAAAGACATGTTTGCCCCTAATGTTGATacccttctttctctctcatcccactttcctccctcctccctggcGCCATTTCTTCTTGGTTGAACTGCAGCTCTTGGCGCCAGGAACTTGGCGCCATTTCTTTCCTGGCGCCATGCACCATTCGTTCCTGCTCATTCGTTAAACTCCTTGCGCCATTTCTACGTTGCGTCGATCAAATATTGTTGTGCATCCCAAAAATTACattattacaaaaaaaaataaaggatccTATGACCTATTGAACAATCCATCGGCTATCCAATCCCGAAACTGGTTCATGCTTTGATCTTCATATTCATGTTGGGTAGCACCTTCATTTGCTTGAGATGATGCGCCTTCAGAAGGAGTAGCATCGTTTTCCTCATGATCCGCACTCTCAAAATCAACATCACCAATAGCACTCTCTctaatgaaattatgaattgccatgcaAGCAATAATTATTTGACTTTGCTTTGCCATTGGATAAGCTGGTAAATCGCAGAATACGCCATTTGTTCTTCAACACCCCAAATGACCTCTCGATGACATTTCTTAATGATGAATGTGCATAATTGAAATGCTCCTTTTTACCTCTGGGAATTTGTCCGGCTCGAAATTCTGGTAGATGATATTTCGTACCCTTGTACGGGGCAAGATACCCATTACGGTTTGCGTATCCAGAGTCGACAAGATAAAACTTCCCTGCACATCAAAAGTACTCGTGTTTATTATATCCAGAAACATTCGTACTACGTGCAGATAGGGCATAGAGGAAGTAAGTACCTTCAGGGGGGTGTGGAAATTTATCGTCATACTTGTCCAATGCATCTTTGAAGACTCTCATGTCATGAACCGATCCAGGCCATCCCGCGACGACAAA encodes the following:
- the LOC117857087 gene encoding mitochondrial outer membrane protein porin 4; this encodes MGPGLYSDIGKKARDLLNKDFHTDQKFTLTTYTSNGAAITAASTKKNEAIFSEIQAQLKQKNVTVDVKATTDSLLLTTVTVEEFGVPGLKKIVTIPFPNQAAGKAEVQYLHDYAGINASFGLNSKPLVNLSGVFGTKAIAVGADVAYDTATGDFTKYNAGLNFTNTDLIASVTLNNKGDSLTASYYHLVNAEKNTAVGAEVTRSFSSKKNIVTFGTQHALDPSTTVKARYNSNGMASALIQHEWRPKSFVTLTTEVDTKAFEKSSKVGLSLVLKP